One genomic window of Candidatus Kuenenia stuttgartiensis includes the following:
- a CDS encoding AmiS/UreI family transporter encodes MLGVALVYVGFVLFMNGLMVLGKLSAKHVFPMNLFAGALIVAGAMRTVFVHGGEIITYFYAMQSLLFGFTYLWVGINALGNHEGKGLGWYCLLVSVVAVPTSFTAMPDIGLLILWLMWASLWFMFFLLLGLGKAIEKITGYWTIVNAIVTGIAGYTILVEVWPWQ; translated from the coding sequence ATGTTAGGCGTTGCACTGGTGTATGTTGGCTTTGTTCTGTTTATGAATGGCTTGATGGTTTTGGGAAAGTTAAGCGCAAAGCATGTATTTCCAATGAACCTGTTTGCCGGTGCTCTTATTGTGGCCGGAGCTATGCGGACTGTTTTCGTTCACGGTGGAGAAATAATAACCTATTTTTATGCCATGCAGTCCCTGTTGTTTGGATTTACCTATTTATGGGTAGGCATCAACGCTCTGGGGAACCATGAGGGCAAGGGATTAGGATGGTATTGCTTATTAGTGTCTGTAGTCGCCGTTCCGACGTCATTTACTGCAATGCCTGATATAGGATTACTTATATTGTGGTTAATGTGGGCGAGTTTGTGGTTTATGTTTTTTCTGCTGCTTGGACTCGGAAAGGCTATTGAAAAAATTACCGGTTACTGGACAATTGTTAATGCCATAGTAACTGGTATTGCCGGATATACAATCTTAGTCGAAGTCTGGCCCTGGCAATAA
- a CDS encoding DEAD/DEAH box helicase — MKNFQTFNFNSNIVAGIKSVGYVTPTPIQLQAIPLILEGTDVMGLAQTGTGKTAAFVLPILHRLMQGERGKIRALVIVPTRELAEQVLQDFKTLGSKTSLRSISIYGGVSITQQINRLRSGVEIVVACPGRLLDHMKQRTIELSRVEVLVLDEADHMFDMGFLPDIRKIIKCLSHKRQTLLFSATMPDEIRKLAQEALTKPVTVQLGKTAPASTVKHALYPVKQHLKIPLLLKILQHTDTQSVLIFTRTKYRAKSLGDRLIRAGYKATSFQGNLSQPQRQAALGGFRNGAYQILVATDIAARGIDISQISHVINYDIPDTPEAYVHRIGRTGRAARTGDAFTLVTEDDKAMVRGIENILGSRIERYTLEDFDYSMPALKNTGTHAAPTQKKIVRNKMDWHQKSDTRGKTDLKKDMSTSTMKKQYSFIKTKTTRPLSANIKTAPRPLKHK; from the coding sequence ATGAAAAATTTTCAAACGTTTAATTTTAATTCTAACATTGTTGCAGGTATAAAATCGGTCGGGTATGTCACCCCAACGCCGATTCAATTACAGGCAATTCCGCTGATTTTGGAGGGGACAGATGTAATGGGCCTGGCGCAGACAGGCACCGGCAAGACAGCCGCATTTGTGTTGCCGATACTACACAGATTGATGCAGGGAGAACGCGGCAAAATACGTGCTCTTGTTATCGTCCCAACCCGTGAACTGGCTGAACAGGTTCTTCAGGATTTCAAAACCCTCGGGTCAAAAACATCATTAAGAAGCATTAGCATTTACGGGGGCGTTAGCATTACCCAGCAGATCAATAGACTCAGAAGCGGCGTAGAGATTGTTGTTGCCTGCCCTGGAAGGCTTTTGGACCATATGAAACAAAGGACCATCGAACTTTCAAGGGTAGAGGTGTTGGTGCTCGATGAAGCGGATCATATGTTCGACATGGGATTTCTTCCGGATATCAGAAAGATAATAAAGTGTCTGTCGCATAAACGGCAAACATTGCTTTTTTCCGCGACCATGCCAGATGAGATCCGAAAGTTGGCGCAGGAAGCGCTAACAAAACCGGTGACTGTTCAATTAGGGAAAACCGCTCCGGCATCCACGGTTAAACACGCCTTATATCCGGTGAAACAACATCTTAAAATACCCCTTCTTCTGAAGATATTGCAACATACAGACACCCAGTCTGTGCTGATTTTTACCCGTACCAAGTACCGGGCAAAGAGCCTGGGCGACCGGTTAATAAGGGCTGGGTACAAGGCGACGTCGTTTCAGGGGAATTTGTCACAACCACAACGACAGGCGGCTTTAGGTGGGTTTAGAAATGGCGCCTACCAGATCCTTGTGGCGACAGATATTGCAGCACGCGGCATAGACATTTCACAAATTTCACATGTTATTAACTATGATATTCCTGATACCCCGGAGGCATATGTCCATCGTATTGGCAGAACAGGTCGTGCGGCGCGTACCGGAGATGCTTTTACCCTGGTAACAGAAGATGATAAAGCAATGGTACGCGGTATTGAAAACATCCTTGGCTCACGTATCGAACGATATACCCTGGAAGATTTCGACTATTCTATGCCTGCATTAAAAAACACCGGAACACATGCTGCACCAACACAGAAAAAAATTGTACGCAATAAAATGGATTGGCACCAAAAAAGTGATACTAGGGGAAAGACTGATTTAAAAAAGGATATGAGCACTTCCACAATGAAAAAACAATATTCCTTTATAAAGACCAAAACTACTCGTCCCTTATCCGCAAATATAAAGACTGCGCCACGTCCATTAAAACATAAATAA
- a CDS encoding B12-binding domain-containing radical SAM protein gives MNILLIYPEFPDTFWSFKHALKFIRKKASFPPLGLLTVAAMLPSEWSKRLIDVNVTKLTDDDLLWADYAFISGMVVQRTSAKHIIGRCSKAGVKVVAGGPLFTSEHEQFENVDHFVLNEAELTLSPFLEDLNNNCAKRVYISSNFADIQKTPTPLWELADLNQYASMSIQYSRGCPYHCEFCNVTSLFGRRTRTKTVEQIIAELDSFYNRGWRGPVFFVDDNLLGNKKTLKNELLPALIKWQGEHVPITFNTEISINIADDESLMQMMSEAGFITVFIGIETPDTDSLAECNKKQNKNRNLLEDVRRIQRAGLQVQAGFIVGFDSDTPSIFQRQIDFIQNSGIVSAMIGLLQAPTGTRLYERLMQEGRLLGQMSGDNVDGTTNIIPKMDIDTFREGYKKILKHIYTPKNHYQRIKTLFREYKTPKIKAQITFNDILALFRAIYYLGILGNERFHFWKLLLWTSFHHRELLPLSITLAVYGYHFRKVSKLHVL, from the coding sequence TTGAATATATTATTAATATACCCTGAATTCCCGGATACATTCTGGAGTTTTAAACACGCCCTTAAATTCATACGCAAAAAGGCATCCTTTCCCCCGCTAGGACTCCTGACAGTTGCTGCAATGCTGCCGTCGGAGTGGTCAAAGCGACTTATAGACGTCAATGTAACAAAACTCACGGATGACGATCTGTTATGGGCAGATTATGCGTTTATCAGCGGCATGGTTGTCCAAAGAACGTCGGCAAAACATATCATTGGCCGTTGCAGTAAAGCCGGTGTTAAGGTGGTTGCCGGAGGCCCTTTATTCACGAGCGAACATGAACAGTTTGAGAATGTCGATCATTTCGTACTCAACGAAGCGGAGCTAACCCTGTCACCCTTTTTGGAAGACCTGAATAATAATTGCGCTAAACGTGTATACATCTCATCTAATTTTGCCGACATTCAAAAAACACCAACCCCTCTGTGGGAGTTAGCCGATCTGAATCAATACGCCTCAATGAGCATACAGTACTCTCGAGGTTGTCCATACCACTGCGAGTTTTGCAACGTGACTTCATTATTTGGACGACGTACACGCACCAAAACTGTTGAACAGATTATTGCCGAGTTGGATAGTTTCTATAACAGGGGTTGGCGTGGGCCTGTATTCTTCGTAGATGACAATCTCCTAGGTAATAAAAAAACCCTCAAAAACGAACTACTGCCAGCCCTGATCAAATGGCAAGGCGAACATGTGCCGATAACGTTTAACACCGAAATTTCCATTAACATTGCCGATGATGAATCCCTGATGCAAATGATGTCCGAGGCGGGCTTTATTACGGTTTTTATCGGGATCGAAACGCCGGATACGGATAGCCTGGCAGAATGTAACAAAAAACAGAATAAAAACCGTAACCTCCTCGAAGACGTACGGCGTATTCAGCGGGCCGGACTGCAGGTACAAGCGGGTTTTATCGTTGGTTTTGACAGCGACACACCATCCATCTTTCAGCGACAAATTGATTTTATACAAAATAGCGGGATTGTGTCTGCGATGATTGGCCTGCTTCAGGCCCCGACAGGAACGCGGCTATACGAACGCCTAATGCAGGAGGGGCGCTTGCTTGGACAGATGTCTGGAGACAATGTAGACGGCACCACTAACATTATCCCTAAAATGGATATTGATACATTCCGGGAAGGATATAAAAAAATATTGAAACACATTTATACTCCCAAAAACCACTATCAGCGCATAAAGACCCTCTTTCGGGAATATAAAACGCCAAAGATTAAAGCGCAAATTACCTTTAATGATATACTGGCGTTATTCCGCGCCATCTACTACCTTGGCATCCTTGGCAATGAACGCTTTCACTTTTGGAAGCTCTTGTTATGGACATCCTTTCACCATCGGGAATTATTACCACTTTCCATTACCCTTGCAGTTTACGGCTACCATTTCCGCAAGGTCAGCAAATTACACGTCCTGTAA
- a CDS encoding VOC family protein: MELNHIGITNKSEDHALKFYRDFLGLEKTREILLPPELSKQLFSLSREIKVLVFEKPGIKIEVFISDFKHAYPNFTHFGMMIESFSDIAEKARRFGAELIEGKHKDKTVYFLKDFSGNLIEIKQKSQ; this comes from the coding sequence ATGGAATTAAATCACATTGGCATCACAAATAAGAGTGAAGATCACGCCCTGAAATTTTATCGGGACTTTTTAGGTCTTGAAAAAACAAGAGAAATACTTTTACCGCCGGAACTTTCAAAGCAATTATTCTCTCTTTCCCGAGAGATCAAAGTGTTGGTTTTTGAAAAGCCCGGGATAAAGATTGAGGTATTTATCTCTGATTTTAAGCATGCATATCCAAATTTTACGCATTTCGGGATGATGATTGAAAGCTTTTCGGATATTGCAGAAAAGGCGCGGCGATTTGGTGCGGAACTTATTGAGGGAAAACATAAAGATAAGACAGTATATTTCCTCAAGGATTTTTCCGGCAACCTGATTGAAATAAAACAAAAATCCCAATGA
- a CDS encoding ribonuclease HI produces the protein MDKSHLTIFIDSSYNPKRKLGVGGFLCIPHNPGETPANKDMFEAWYFPDAVKTRIVENTTNTRLELQTLLWALESLTLENGNKASEKRDFITIYTDCRTAVDLPGRRRRLEDVYYLSKRKGSVLRNADIYKSIFALYDEFLPKLVWIKGHTPKKDRVGVHQIFSEVDRLVRNHLRAYIARTCP, from the coding sequence ATGGATAAATCTCATTTAACGATTTTTATTGATTCCAGCTACAACCCAAAGAGAAAGCTTGGCGTAGGTGGATTTTTGTGTATTCCGCATAACCCCGGTGAAACACCTGCAAACAAAGACATGTTCGAGGCATGGTATTTTCCGGATGCAGTGAAAACAAGGATTGTGGAGAATACAACGAATACGCGGCTGGAACTTCAGACACTTCTTTGGGCACTTGAATCCCTCACATTAGAAAACGGGAACAAGGCCTCTGAAAAGAGGGATTTCATAACAATTTATACAGACTGCCGTACCGCAGTTGATTTGCCTGGACGAAGGAGGAGGCTTGAGGACGTTTATTATCTCAGTAAAAGAAAGGGCTCTGTTTTGCGGAATGCGGATATCTATAAAAGCATTTTTGCGCTCTATGATGAGTTTTTGCCAAAGCTCGTCTGGATTAAAGGACATACCCCTAAAAAAGACCGTGTTGGCGTACATCAAATATTTTCGGAAGTAGATAGATTAGTCAGGAACCATTTGAGAGCTTACATCGCTCGTACATGCCCATGA
- a CDS encoding ParA family protein: MRSIALTNQKGGVAKTTTTVNLGACLSEMGKKVLLVDLDPQGNMSSWFGLDIHSLEKSMYNVFLQEVYFEEILKDTCVHNLTLAPSNVALAGVERILANEKERDLILRKRIAPVANNYDYILLDCPPSLGLITINALTFVKEVFIPLETKVLALNGLVTLVNTVQIIKERLNHKLEVTGIIACRFDSRTNLSNEVYKQVKERFHEKVFNTIIRENVRLAECPISSKPITMYAPESSGAKDYIALAKEVVGLETTREKDMPEE; encoded by the coding sequence ATGCGTAGTATTGCGCTGACAAATCAAAAGGGTGGTGTTGCTAAAACAACGACAACGGTAAATCTTGGTGCCTGTCTTTCTGAAATGGGAAAGAAGGTTTTATTGGTTGATTTGGACCCTCAGGGCAACATGAGTTCATGGTTTGGGCTCGATATACATTCCTTAGAAAAATCGATGTACAATGTCTTTTTGCAAGAGGTTTATTTTGAAGAGATTCTGAAAGATACTTGTGTTCATAATCTCACCCTCGCACCCTCAAACGTTGCGTTGGCAGGTGTGGAAAGAATTTTGGCAAATGAAAAAGAACGCGATCTTATCTTACGCAAAAGAATCGCTCCTGTTGCAAATAATTATGATTATATTTTGTTGGATTGTCCGCCTTCATTGGGCTTGATAACGATAAATGCACTTACTTTTGTAAAAGAAGTCTTTATTCCTCTTGAAACAAAAGTGCTGGCGTTGAATGGGCTGGTAACACTTGTAAATACCGTTCAGATAATAAAGGAACGGCTGAATCATAAACTGGAAGTCACCGGTATTATTGCGTGCAGATTTGATAGCAGGACAAATCTAAGCAATGAGGTGTATAAACAAGTGAAAGAGCGTTTTCATGAAAAGGTTTTTAATACAATAATTCGTGAAAACGTACGTTTGGCAGAATGTCCAATTTCCTCAAAACCTATTACTATGTATGCACCTGAAAGTTCCGGAGCAAAAGACTATATAGCGTTAGCAAAAGAAGTAGTAGGATTAGAAACTACCAGGGAAAAAGATATGCCAGAAGAATAA
- a CDS encoding DUF1858 domain-containing protein, producing the protein MDRIRENSTVKEIAEKFPVTRKIFDTYGIMCGGDSLPDKPISFFARMHNINPSTLIEDLQNLIDGKEVENDEVSLIKPQTEHIYEFFIKTSIIIVLSTGCLYGAVMLAYMAYKRSFLSVPWVLLETHGDTQVYGWVGLFIMGLSFFALPKFWNTILYSTQLAYKSFFLMVIGILLSFVFKTISYYSGGLFLKIPVFVGLSLQTASIAIFMYVLCRTYFSSEKRDYEVYEGFILSSFLWFLLQAFVFTALHFHYCIVGNTEIPAYFKDPIRHIQIVGFSCLVIIGIFTKTLPIFLGIQIPNRKNSAYVLYLLNLSIALRVFSEFYKGYTQNLHGFFIAISFISGLLEALGIFLFIYNLNLFDKKKLVQNKVKLPTGFRKYIRAALFWLFVSESAFLTFTLYETFAGEKVSHALFGAYRHAIFVGFISMMIIGCASKMIPLSKGVKLYSPKLLNVTFFLIILGCVFRVVTQPVSFHLNPQFYFLLGLSGFIEYAAIFLFSINIWKTLKSTQEEIAEQINSATASTNVYQLIRQYPQTLDILIGYGFKQLKNPVLRNTLARTISLGQAVQIVSVNLEDLLRDLNASMK; encoded by the coding sequence ATGGACAGGATTCGGGAAAATAGTACGGTAAAGGAAATTGCAGAAAAATTTCCGGTCACCCGAAAGATATTTGATACCTATGGGATAATGTGTGGAGGTGATTCGCTTCCGGACAAACCTATTTCTTTTTTCGCCAGGATGCACAACATTAATCCGTCTACACTAATAGAGGACTTACAAAACCTTATTGACGGCAAAGAAGTTGAAAATGATGAAGTGTCTTTAATCAAACCTCAAACAGAGCATATCTATGAATTTTTTATAAAAACATCAATCATCATCGTACTTTCCACCGGTTGTCTGTATGGAGCTGTAATGTTGGCATACATGGCATATAAGAGATCGTTCCTTTCCGTTCCTTGGGTGTTACTGGAGACACACGGCGATACACAAGTTTATGGATGGGTGGGATTATTCATAATGGGCCTTTCATTTTTTGCTTTGCCAAAGTTTTGGAATACGATTTTGTATAGCACGCAACTGGCATACAAATCTTTTTTTCTAATGGTAATAGGAATTTTATTATCTTTTGTTTTCAAAACGATTTCTTATTATTCCGGGGGACTTTTTTTAAAAATTCCGGTATTTGTGGGATTGTCATTGCAAACGGCTTCTATTGCTATTTTTATGTATGTTTTATGCAGAACATATTTTTCTTCAGAAAAACGTGACTATGAAGTTTATGAAGGTTTCATACTATCGAGTTTTCTATGGTTTCTTTTACAAGCATTTGTTTTTACTGCCTTACATTTCCATTACTGCATAGTAGGTAACACAGAGATACCAGCATATTTTAAAGATCCTATCAGGCATATTCAAATTGTCGGTTTTTCTTGTTTGGTAATAATTGGTATTTTCACTAAAACGTTACCCATATTTCTCGGCATACAAATCCCCAACAGAAAAAATAGCGCATATGTGCTGTATCTGCTAAACCTCTCAATAGCGTTAAGGGTATTCTCCGAATTTTACAAAGGCTATACACAAAATCTTCACGGATTTTTTATCGCAATATCTTTTATTTCAGGACTTTTAGAAGCCCTCGGAATTTTTCTATTTATTTATAATTTAAACTTATTCGATAAAAAGAAGCTTGTTCAAAACAAGGTTAAACTCCCCACTGGTTTCAGAAAATACATTCGGGCTGCCTTATTCTGGTTGTTTGTCTCTGAAAGTGCCTTTTTAACTTTTACCCTATATGAGACATTTGCAGGAGAAAAGGTTTCTCATGCTTTATTTGGAGCATATAGGCACGCAATTTTTGTAGGATTTATCAGTATGATGATTATCGGATGCGCCTCTAAAATGATCCCGCTAAGTAAAGGAGTAAAACTGTACAGCCCTAAATTACTGAATGTAACGTTTTTCCTCATCATATTAGGTTGCGTATTCAGGGTTGTCACCCAACCTGTTTCATTTCACCTCAATCCGCAATTTTATTTTTTGCTGGGACTCAGTGGATTTATAGAATATGCCGCTATCTTCCTTTTTAGTATTAATATATGGAAAACGCTGAAATCTACCCAGGAAGAAATTGCCGAACAAATAAATTCGGCAACTGCATCTACAAATGTTTATCAATTGATCAGACAATATCCGCAAACATTAGACATTTTAATAGGATATGGTTTTAAACAGCTAAAGAATCCTGTGTTAAGAAATACCCTGGCAAGAACAATAAGCCTGGGACAAGCCGTTCAAATTGTATCGGTGAATCTAGAGGATTTGTTAAGGGATTTGAATGCTTCAATGAAGTGA
- the pgsA gene encoding CDP-diacylglycerol--glycerol-3-phosphate 3-phosphatidyltransferase produces MDFQKSTIFNLPNSLTLFRLLLAIIFFIFLSYHYYALSLLSFLAASLTDWLDGYVARKKGLLTDFGRIADPFVDKIIVCGGFILLIKHGYENVPPWMVLVIVAREFFVSSIRSYSEARGIEFGATLWGKAKMFVQALTISLMLLFSAYLKHVGSIKNIIIVLLWLTVIITVVSGIKYMVKASPVLLER; encoded by the coding sequence ATGGATTTCCAAAAATCTACCATATTTAACCTTCCGAATAGCCTGACATTATTCAGGCTCTTGTTGGCTATTATATTCTTTATTTTCTTGTCCTATCATTATTATGCGCTCTCCTTGCTCTCATTTTTAGCAGCGTCATTAACAGATTGGTTAGATGGTTATGTAGCAAGGAAGAAAGGTCTTTTGACTGATTTTGGACGTATTGCCGATCCTTTTGTGGACAAAATTATTGTTTGTGGGGGTTTCATTTTACTAATAAAACATGGCTATGAAAATGTCCCGCCATGGATGGTATTAGTGATTGTTGCCAGAGAATTTTTTGTCAGCAGTATAAGAAGTTATTCTGAAGCAAGAGGCATTGAATTCGGTGCTACATTATGGGGGAAAGCGAAAATGTTTGTTCAGGCGTTGACTATCAGTTTGATGTTGCTTTTTTCCGCTTATTTAAAACATGTGGGAAGTATAAAGAACATAATCATTGTTCTGTTATGGTTGACGGTGATTATTACTGTGGTCTCCGGTATAAAATATATGGTAAAGGCCAGCCCGGTGTTGTTAGAAAGATAA
- the rimO gene encoding 30S ribosomal protein S12 methylthiotransferase RimO, with the protein MISKSKTVALINLGCTKNLVDAEEMLGRIAANGSTICQYPEDAEVLVVNTCGFIDDSKKESIDMIFKMAKLKENAQCKKLIVTGCLAQRYSAELKSEIPEIDDVVGLKDFEKITHLTGKRQMDNSTIYQGDDWRNRIRLTPKHYSYLRISDGCDNRCTYCAIPGIRGNFMSRSIENILEESRQMASEGVKEINIISQDTTSYGLDIYGKQMLHVLLEKIAAIEGIQWIRLLYTHPGHFYPELINTINEHETICKYIDLPIQHINDTILGKMGRNTTRKSIETLINNLRRSIRSIVLRTSVIVGFPGETDEQYQELLEFIKKTKFERLGVFAYSKEENTPAAKFKKQVGKKVKQERLNEIMLAQREIVWENNKNLIGKKASVIVDEKEVVSGMLIGRTSGDAPEVDGKVFINDKQIKVGEIRELVISNVNGYDLVA; encoded by the coding sequence ATGATTAGCAAATCAAAAACGGTAGCATTAATTAATTTGGGATGCACTAAAAATTTAGTGGATGCAGAAGAAATGCTCGGGCGAATTGCAGCGAACGGCAGTACTATCTGCCAATATCCGGAAGACGCTGAAGTGCTTGTTGTAAATACCTGTGGTTTTATCGATGATTCAAAAAAAGAATCAATTGATATGATTTTTAAGATGGCAAAACTCAAAGAAAATGCGCAGTGCAAAAAACTGATTGTTACCGGTTGTCTGGCGCAGCGTTATTCTGCTGAATTGAAAAGTGAAATTCCGGAGATAGATGATGTTGTCGGGTTAAAAGATTTTGAGAAAATAACTCATTTAACAGGTAAGCGTCAGATGGATAACAGTACTATTTATCAAGGGGATGACTGGAGGAATCGAATCAGACTCACCCCGAAACATTATTCGTATTTGAGAATTTCAGATGGTTGTGACAATAGATGCACTTACTGCGCTATTCCCGGAATACGTGGTAATTTTATGAGCAGATCTATTGAAAATATCCTGGAAGAATCAAGACAAATGGCTTCTGAAGGGGTGAAAGAAATTAATATTATCTCGCAGGATACGACTTCATATGGTTTAGATATATATGGGAAACAGATGTTGCATGTATTACTTGAAAAAATTGCAGCGATTGAAGGTATTCAATGGATACGATTGTTATATACGCACCCTGGACATTTTTATCCTGAATTAATTAATACCATTAACGAACACGAAACCATTTGTAAATATATCGATTTGCCTATTCAGCACATTAATGATACTATACTGGGGAAAATGGGCAGAAACACTACCCGTAAAAGTATTGAGACCCTAATCAATAATTTAAGAAGATCAATACGTTCCATAGTTCTAAGGACTTCGGTAATTGTTGGATTTCCCGGAGAAACTGATGAACAATATCAGGAACTTTTAGAATTTATTAAAAAAACCAAATTTGAAAGGCTTGGGGTTTTTGCATATTCTAAAGAAGAAAATACGCCTGCGGCAAAGTTTAAGAAACAAGTAGGTAAAAAAGTGAAGCAAGAACGGTTAAATGAAATAATGCTGGCACAACGTGAGATTGTTTGGGAAAATAACAAAAATCTTATCGGGAAGAAGGCCTCTGTAATTGTTGATGAAAAAGAGGTTGTTTCCGGAATGTTAATAGGGCGGACGTCCGGGGATGCACCTGAAGTAGATGGAAAAGTATTTATAAATGACAAGCAAATAAAAGTGGGTGAGATAAGAGAATTAGTTATCAGTAATGTAAACGGTTATGATTTGGTGGCTTGA